From the Clostridium sp. Marseille-P299 genome, the window TTGCTTTTTTTCTTTATTAAAATAAGAATGACGCTTACCAAAAGTACCACCATAGCGGCTATCCATGACACAATCTGCATCATAAATCTAAACCTATTCTTAATTTTTTCTACTTTAATCTCAATCTTTTCTCGGATTTCTGGCATTTCATTACGTTCATTCTGTTCCATAATAGCGACTCTAAGTGAATCAGAAATTTCAAACTTACGATTTTTGTTTTTATTAATCCGCTTTTTTACATATGCAGTAAAGGTATTTTGTTGTCTAAGCAAATCTTCTTCTAAAAAGTTATTTTCTAGCAGTGCGATATCAATATCGCCCATTAAATCAATTAATACACTATCGATCACTTCGTTTCCCCCTTTCTTGGTACTCCATATCATCAAATACATTTTTCACCTTAGTTCTAAGACGTGATAATCTACTGTCTACCGCTGTCACCGTCATATTCATCGCTTTTCCTATGATTTTAGAAGATTGCAAATAAAAGTACTTTCTAATGACTAATTCTCTATCTTTCTCAGGTAAGCTAGCAATGACTGCATTCAACTTTTTCACATTCTCTTTACGAACCATTTGATTTTCAATGTTCTGATTATGATCTGTTACTGCATTTGCTATGTCCGAAACATCCTCTACATATAATTTATCTTCATGTCTTTTTAAATCTCGTAATTTATTTATTGCTGTATTTCGTACGATCACTTTCAAATATGTAGGAAGTGAGGCTTGATTCATATCATAACTTTCTGCATTTCGCCAAAATTTAAGATATGTATCATTTACACATTCCTCTATATCTCTAACGTGATTTCCTAATATACCTGTAGCTATATAAATAAGCAATTTTTCATACTTCTCTGCCATCATCGACAAACCGAGTTCATTTTTCTTACAAATCAGAGTAAGTATCTCTTCATCTGTCAAGACTACAGCCTCCTTCGAACATGCACATTAATCTATACCCATTTTTTTTGGATATCTTGCATGTAACTTTTTATTTTTTTAAGTCAATTAGAATTAGCATAATTATATCATTGAAATTATTGGGTTGCAATTTGCATTTTTCGAGTTTTTGTCAATATTGTTACTACCTATTTATTTTGTTATAATAATATTTAATTATTCAGTTAAATAACGATAACAGTAAGAAAGGCAAGGTAGAATAATGATTAAAGATACTTTAGCAAAGAAAAAGAAGACGATTTCAATCGAAGTATTCCCTCCAAATAAAGAAGAGGAATTCCAAGGTATTTATAAAACACTTGAAGAACTAGTTGAAATCCAGCCAGATTTTATTAGTGTAACCTATGGCGCAGGTGGCAGTAATTCTAAAAAGACCGCTGAAATTGCAAGCTACATAAAGAATGACCTAGGTATCGATTCCCTAGCCCATCTTACTTGTACAACATTAGATGAGTCAAATCTTATGGAATCATTAGATAACTTGAAAATTATGGGAATTGAAAATATATTAGCTCTTCGTGGGGATAAGCCAAAGGATATGGCACTAGAGGATTTTCTTCGACGTAAATATACCTATGCATCCGACATGATTTCAGACATTCGCTTGAAAAATAATAACTTTTGTATCGCTGGTGCTTGTTATCCTGAAAAACATGTGGAGGCAAAAACAATGGAGGAGGACATCCTTCATTTAAAAGAAAAAGTAGATGCGGGGACTGACTTTTTAATAACTCAGTTATTTTTTGAAAATTCTAGATTATATGAATTTCTAGATAAAACTGAAACTGTGAATATCAAAGTTCCAATTATCGCTGGTATTATGCCTATTACTTCAATAAAACAAATAAAAACAACGATAGAGATGTCCAATGCATATGTACCTTTAAAATTAAAACGAATCTTTGAGAAATACCAAGATAATCCTTCAGATTTTAAGAAAGCTGGAATCGA encodes:
- a CDS encoding RNA polymerase sigma factor, translating into MTDEEILTLICKKNELGLSMMAEKYEKLLIYIATGILGNHVRDIEECVNDTYLKFWRNAESYDMNQASLPTYLKVIVRNTAINKLRDLKRHEDKLYVEDVSDIANAVTDHNQNIENQMVRKENVKKLNAVIASLPEKDRELVIRKYFYLQSSKIIGKAMNMTVTAVDSRLSRLRTKVKNVFDDMEYQERGKRSDR
- the metF gene encoding methylenetetrahydrofolate reductase [NAD(P)H] produces the protein MIKDTLAKKKKTISIEVFPPNKEEEFQGIYKTLEELVEIQPDFISVTYGAGGSNSKKTAEIASYIKNDLGIDSLAHLTCTTLDESNLMESLDNLKIMGIENILALRGDKPKDMALEDFLRRKYTYASDMISDIRLKNNNFCIAGACYPEKHVEAKTMEEDILHLKEKVDAGTDFLITQLFFENSRLYEFLDKTETVNIKVPIIAGIMPITSIKQIKTTIEMSNAYVPLKLKRIFEKYQDNPSDFKKAGIDFAILQILDLLSQGVSGIHLYTMNKVDVSKSIYQNIFSYK